The Fusarium keratoplasticum isolate Fu6.1 chromosome 8, whole genome shotgun sequence genome includes a region encoding these proteins:
- a CDS encoding Acetolactate synthase: MEEQFIGQTGGQVFYKMMEKHGVKHIFGLPTVPVLQALRETPNPSVDVIPPKHEQGAGHMAEGYARASGKPGVVFVNSGHGITNMITPIQDALSDGTPMVVFFERDWAMGMDDPDAIGIALACTKWAVMIKTIEELPRRINEAFEIATSGRPGPVLVDLHNCSRSIVKKAIPTRSSLPGISGAASRVAHQLTQNHLDATLQRVAQMINRAERPVIYAGQGVILSEGGPELLRDLAKRCSIPVTTTLQGLGAFDELDEKALHMLGMHGTAYANMAMQEADLIVALGARFDDRVTMNIAKFAPKAYAAEKKRRQGGIVHFEIVPKNINKVIQATEAVEGDAATNLARLLPQLEPRTMQSRAKWFGMINVWKKKWPLSDYERTPGRIMPQELIEQLSTIVGGREEKTYITTGVGQHQMWTAQYFRWRHPRTMITSGGLGTMGYGLPAAIGAKLAQPEALVIDIDGDASLSMTISELLTAARFNIGIKVILLNNEEQGMVTQLQNIYYEDRYAHTHHSNPDFIKLAESMHVQCQSVSDPRDLSKSLEWLVNTEGPALLEVKTEKKVPVLPTVPAGRGLHEFIAYDEARVRKRRELIRERTCGVHG, from the exons ATGGAGGAACA GTTTATTGGACAAACGGGTGGCCAAGTTTTTTacaagatgatggagaagcacGGAGTAAAACACATCT TCGGCCTCCCAACCGTGCCCGTCCTGCAGGCGCTTCGCGAAACGCCCAACCCGAGTGTCGATGTAATCCCCCCAAAACACGAACAGGGCGCCGGCCATATGGCAGAAGGCTACGCCCGGGCTTCAGGCAAGCCCGGCGTCGTCTTTGTTAATTCGGGCCACGGCATAACCAACATGATCACACCCATCCAAGACGCCCTCTCTGACGGGACGCCTATGGTTGTCTTTTTCGAGCGCGACTGGGCAATGGGGATGGACGACCCGGATGCCATCGGCATCGCCCTGGCCTGCACCAAATGGGCTGTCATGATCAAGACGATCGAAGAGTTGCCGAGACGGATAAACGAGGCCTTTGAGATCGCGACAAGCGGCCGCCCAGGTCCTGTTCTCGTCGATCTGCACAACTGCAGCCGTAGCATCGTGAAGAAGGCCATCCCTACGCGATCTTCCCTCCCTGGCATATCCGGCGCGGCATCCCGAGTCGCCCACCAGCTGACCCAGAACCATCTCGACGCGACCCTCCAAAGAGTCGCGCAGATGATCAACAGGGCCGAGAGGCCCGTCATCTACGCCGGGCAGGGTGTCATTCTCTCCGAGGGAGGCCCGGAGCTCCTACGGGACCTAGCGAAGAGATGCTCGATCCCCGTCACGACAACTCTCCAGGGCCTCGGCGCGTTTGACgagctcgacgagaaggCGCTCCATATGCTCGGGATGCACGGCACCGCGTACGCTAATATGGCTATGCAGGAAGCAGACCTCATCGTCGCCTTGGGCGCCAGGTTTGACGACCGGGTGACGATGAACATCGCTAAATTCGCGCCCAAAGCCTACGCGGCCGAGAAGAAACGACGGCAGGGCGGCATCGTTCACTTTGAAATCGTTCCCAAGAACATTAACAAGGTGATCCAAGCCACGGAAGCCGTCGAGGGAGACGCCGCCACCAACCTCGCCCGCCTGCTGCCACAGCTCGAGCCTCGCACCATGCAGAGCCGCGCGAAGTGGTTTGGCATGATCAACGTCTGGAAGAAGAAATGGCCGCTCTCTGACTACGAGCGCACCCCTGGGCGCATCATGCCgcaggagctcatcgagcAGCTCAGCACCATTGTCGGCGGCCGCGAGGAGAAGACCTACATCACCACGGGCGTGGGGCAGCATCAGATGTGGACGGCGCAGTATTTCCGGTGGAGGCATCCGAGGACCATGATTACGTCTGGCGGCCTGGGGACCATGGGATACGGCCTGCCCGCTGCCATCGGAGCCAAGCTAGCCCAACCAGAAGCGCTGGTGATCGATATCGATGGGGATGCCTCACTGAGCATGACTATCTCCGAATTGCTGACAGCTGCGAGGTTTAATATCGGCATCAAGGTTATCCTTCTGAACAACGAGGAACAGGGCATGGTCACGCAGCTCCAGAATATCTACTACGAAGATCGTTACGCCCACACGCATCATTCAAACCCCGACTTCATCAAGTTGGCCGAGTCCATGCATGTCCAGTGCCAATCTGTCTCCGACCCTCGCGACTTGAGCAAGAGCCTTGAATGGCTGGTAAACACGGAGGGACCGGCTCTGCTCGAGGTTAAAACAGAGAAAAAGGTCCCCGTGCTGCCCACAGTCCCCGCCGGCCGCGGTCTCCACGAGTTCATCGCCTATGACGAAG CACGGGTGAGGAAGCGCAGGGAACTCATCCGAGAGCGGACCTGCGGCGTCCACGGCTGA
- a CDS encoding FMN hydroxy acid dehydrogenase domain-containing protein, whose translation MVSKDDQRLILCLDDIKAAAAKNLSTTAREFYDAGSTDQITVNENTTAYSKYRLRPRVLVDVSKADTTTTLFGQKIPFPLCVSPAGIQAMAHPDGELATSRACGKRGVHMGVSSFSNYSVEDVRAAGLAVGPLHHVMQLYTMQDRSAQLRIIRRAEKAGCTAIFLTADSPVLGVRYNELRNDFRTPEGLSLPMLERTSETIRAQTHDDGFTSFNSDSHSWAREIPWLRSVTKMQIWIKGVLTAEDVELAIQYGCDGVIVSNHGGRQLDQTPATIDVLPECVRAADGKIDVHIDGGIRNGTDIFKALALGAKCVWIGRPMIWGLAYNGEAGVTKTLDILYAEFKRCMQLCGCNSIADITPESLGVVSKDGPLAKL comes from the exons ATGGTATCCAAGGACGATCAGAGACTGATCCTCTGCCTTGACGACATCAAGGCAGCAGCCGCAAAGAATCTGTCCACTACTGCAAGAG AATTCTACGATGCCGGCTCAACCGACCAGATCACGGTCAACGAGAACACGACAGCCTACTCCAAGTACCGTCTGCGACCCCGAGTCCTCGTCGACGTGTCCAAGGCCGATACGACAACCACATTGTTTGGGCAAAAGATCCCCTTCCCGCTCTGCGTGTCGCCCGCTGGCATCCAGGCCATGGCGCATCCGGACGGCGAACTCGCCACAAGCCGCGCATGTGGGAAGCGCGGAGTTCACATGGGCGTGTCTTCCTTCTCTAACTACTCCGTCGAGGATGTACGAGCCGCCGGGCTTGCCGTCGGCCCCTTGCACCACGTGATGCAGCTATACACGATGCAGGACCGCTCGGCTCAATTGCGCATCATTAGAcgcgccgagaaggccgGATGCACCGCTATCTTTCTCACGGCAGACAGTCCGGTGCTTGGCGTGAGATACAATGAGCTCCGCAACGACTTCCGGACCCCCGAAGGCCTGTCGTTGCCCATGCTTGAGCGGACATCGGAGACGATCCGCGCCCAGACTCACGACGACGGCTTTACCTCATTCAACTCGGACTCGCACTCCTGGGCCCGGGAGATCCCCTGGCTTCGAAGCGTAACTAAAATGCAGATCTGGATCAAGGGCGTCCTGACCGCCGAGGACGTGGAGCTTGCGATCCAATATGGCTGCGACGGCGTCATCGTCAGTAACCACGGAGGCAGGCAGCTCGACCAGACGCCGGCCACCATTGACGTCCTCCCGGAGTGTGTCCGGGCGGCCGATGGAAAGATCGACGTCCACATTGACGGCGGGATCCGAAACGGAACAGACATTTTCAAGGCGCTGGCTCTTGGGGCTAAGTGTGTGTGGATTGGCCGCCCGATGATATGGGGGCTGGCG TATAATGGAGAAGCAGGTGTTACCAAGACTCTGGATATTCTCTACGCCGAGTTCAAGAGGTGCATGCAGCTCTGTGGCTGCAATAGCATCGCTGATATTACCCCTGAGTCGCTTGGGGTGGTATCGAAGGATGGGCCACTCGCAAAACTATAG
- a CDS encoding BZIP domain-containing protein translates to MSDAPCADASTVSQKRLRNRLSQQAFRKRQSAYIKDLERRLEIRGNDETGQIAQLESDNRALREQLTSACAKLERIQITLRSLSSSMMSHVSHGAETGLPTPQASLPKSTLDTEDEGDTTATAEVTAQDQTSPTTSPETASCANETSRPESQEDAGVLFPSAPPDALQVDNLEVGDGMVDHHDALATGVLVPGGPESLSLEMSALLERVSGIRGLPGIWTHDYQMGPASFQARSPDAEKTSRALATTNSSFSDHMQMIRACLVKKWQKASKLQPKSATTDALRLSATVMLSLFHSLSRPAALTWYTATRFQENVADLLLWQMNRSRLVYSRLHASYRPSALQLFEQYPSVIDWCPFPTIRDKLILLHAANPYLDQIICDIATAYAVEVDANKLILGQVGRGYIRVWDLVCAFETEDTDGDDTGSGIMLNYLSGGDFTDGQLSFFLPAPSVECLFEPHYAREAFRALGLDDGVPRFKVDPSLFVQYPELYDPGADIIAMGTAIAPKVQTKIPRPTLPRQETMKIYQNVADWCVNGICNASLV, encoded by the exons ATGTCTGATGCACCGTGCGCTGACGCATCCACCGTGTCCCAGAAAAG GCTGCGCAACCGGCTGTCTCAGCAAGCCTTTAGGAAACGACAGAGCGCTTACATCAAAGATCTGGAAAGACGCTTAGAAATAAGAGGCAATGACGAGACCGGGCAGATCGCCCAGCTGGAGAGCGACAACCGCGCTCTACGGGAGCAGCTCACGTCGGCCTGCGCCAAGCTCGAACGCATCCAGATCACCCTAAGATCGCTGTCAAGTTCAATGATGAGCCATGTATCTCACGGCGCGGAAACCGGCCTTCCGACTCCTCAGGCTTCGTTGCCCAAGTCGACTTTGGACAcggaagatgagggcgaCACGACGGCGACAGCTGAAGTAACGGCTCAGGACCAAACCAGCCCGACCACGTCGCCCGAAACTGCCAGCTGCGCGAACGAGACGTCAAGGCCAGAGTCGCAAGAAGATGCCGGGGTTCTCTTTCCTTCAGCCCCGCCCGACGCCTTGCAGGTAGATAACCTCGAGGTGGGCGACGGGATGGTAGATCACCACGATGCTCTCGCTACCGGCGTTCTGGTCCCGGGTGGGCCAGAGTCGTTGAGTTTGGAAATGTCGGCCCTTCTTGAGAGAGTCTCGGGTATTCGAGGCTTGCCGGGTATATGGACGCACGACTATCAGATGGGCCCTGCAAGCTTCCAAGCCCGGAGCCCTGACGCCGAGAAGACGAGCCGGGCGCTCGCTACTACCAACTCCTCATTTTCGGATCATATGCAGATGATAAGAGCATGTTTGGTAAAGAAATGGCAAAAGGCCAGCAAGCTACAGCCCAAATCAGCCACGAC AGATGCCCTTCGACTCTCTGCCACGGTTATGCTGTCGCTTTTCCATAGCCTCAGTCGGCCCGCGGCTCTCACTTGGTACACGGCCACTAGGTTCCAGGAGAACGTTGCCGATCTGCTTCTCTGGCAGATGAACCGATCTCGTCTGGTCTACTCACGCCTCCACGCAAGCTATAGACCCTCGGCACTGCAGCTCTTTGAGCAGTACCCCTCCGTTATCGACTGGTGTCCATTCCCGACCATCAGAGACAAGCTAATCCTCCTACACGCTGCAAATCCTTATCTAGATCAAATCATCTGCGATATCGCAACCGCTTATGCGGTCGAGGTTGATGCAAATAAGTTGATTCTTGGACAAGTGGGCCGGGGCTACATCCGGGTCTGGGATCTGGTGTGCGCCTTCGAAACAGAGGACACTGACGGTGACGATACTGGTTCAGGCATTATGCTCAACTATCTATCAGGTGGCGACTTTACGGACGGCCAgctttccttcttcctccctgCGCCTAGCGTTGAATGCCTGTTTGAGCCTCACTATGCTAGGGAGGCTTTCAGGGCCCTTGGTCTAGATGATGGAGTGCCGCGATTCAAGGTTGACCCCAGCCTCTTTGTACAATACCCCGAGCTATACGACCCTGGTGCCGATATAATAGCCATGGGAACTGCCATTGCGCCCAAGGTCCAGACGAAGATACCTCGCCCGACCTTGCCGAGACAAGAGACTATGAAGATTTATCAGAATGTCGCGGATTGGTGTGTCAACGGCATCTGCAATGCGTCACTAGTGTAA
- a CDS encoding 2-oxoisovalerate dehydrogenase subunit alpha, with the protein MNADGSVEDESRLSPELTTDKMLELYRNMLTVNVMDSIMFDAQRHGRLSFYMVSHGEEAIMVGSAAALSPGDVITTQYREHGVFLQRGFELKDFMIQLTANKNDPGKGRNMPVHYSGKAKVNIHAVASTLGTQIPHAAGAAYALKMNTLQDGAEPQVAVAYFGEGAASEGDFHGALNMAATQQCPVIFICRNNGYAISTPAAQQYKGDGIASRGAGYGIETLRVDGTDIFAVYEATKEARRRATEDGGRPILLEFMSYRISHHSTSDDSSAYRGRDEVNIWKSSRNPLSRLRLWLESKGVWSEEMEKQTRAQLRKDIIRELTEAEKEKKPALQAIFSDVYEELTEEAAAQREELKRIMLKYPHEYDCHEHEGGIESL; encoded by the exons ATGAATGCCGATGGCTCCGTCGAAGACGAGAGCCGGTTGTCGCCCGAGCTGACCACCGACAAGATGCTGGAACTGTACCGAAACATGCTCACGG TCAATGTCATGGATAGCATTATGTTCGACGCGCAAAGACACGGCCGACTGAGTTTCTACATG GTTTCCCATGGCGAAGAGGCCATTATGGTCgggtcggcggcggccttATCTCCGGGTGATGTTATCACGACTCAATATCGAGAACATGGCGTTTTCCTTCAGCGAGGCttcgagctcaaggacttTATGATCCAGCTGACCGCCAACAAGAATGATCCAGGCAAAGGCCGCAACATGCCTGTTCATTACAGCGGtaaggccaaggtcaacatc CACGCCGTCGCCTCCACCCTCGGCACTCAAATCCCCCACGCAGCCGGAGCAGCCTACGCCCTGAAGATGAACACTCTGCAGGACGGCGCGGAACCTCAAGTTGCCGTCGCATACTTTGGAGAGGGCGCTGCCAGCGAGGGCGACTTCCACGGCGCCTTGAACATGGCCGCAACGCAGCAGTGccccgtcatcttcatctgccGAAACAACGGGTACGCCATCTCGACCCCTGCAGCGCAGCAGTACAAGGGTGACGGCATCGCGAGCCGAGGCGCCGGCTACGGCATCGAGACCCTCCGAGTCGACGGCACCGACATCTTCGCCGTGTACGAGGCCACTAAGGAGGCGCGGCGGCGCGCGACCGAGGACGGCGGCCGGCCGATCCTGCTCGAGTTCATGAGCTACCGCATCTCGCACCACAGCACGAGCGATGATAGCTCGGCGTACCGGGGCCGCGACGAGGTCAACATCTGGAAGTCGTCGCGTAACCCGCTCTCGCGACTGCGACTCTGGCTCGAGAGCAAGGGCGTCTGGagcgaggagatggagaagcagacaCGTGCGCAGCTGCGGAAGGACATCATCCGTGAGCTGACCGaggcggagaaggagaagaagccggcgCTGCAGGCTATCTTCTCCGACGTGTACGAGGAGCTGAcagaggaggcggcggctcAGAGGGAGGAGCTTAAGAGGATCATGCTCAAGTATCCACATGAATATGACTGCCATGAGCACGAGGGTGGAATCGAGAGTTTGTAA